Proteins from a single region of Urocitellus parryii isolate mUroPar1 chromosome 4, mUroPar1.hap1, whole genome shotgun sequence:
- the Slc25a45 gene encoding solute carrier family 25 member 45 has translation MPVEEFMAGWISGALGLVLGHPFDTVKVRLQTQTSYRGIMDCTVKIYRHESLLGFFKGMSFPIVSIPVVNSVLFGVYSNTLLALTATSHQDRRAQPPSYTHVFIAGCAGGVLQSYCLAPFDLIKVRLQNQTESRVQPGSPRPRYQGPVHCTATIFREEGPRGLFRGAWALMLRDTPSLGIYFVTYEGLCRQYTPDGQTPSSATVLVAGGFAGIASWVAATPFDVIKSRMQMDGLGRRAYQGFLDCMVSSFRQEGLGVFFRGLTINSARAFPVNAVTFLSYEYFLHSRG, from the exons ATGCCTGTGGAGGAGTTCATGGCTGGCTGGATCTCTG GAGCTCTGGGCCTGGTCCTGGGACATCCCTTTGACACTGTGAAG GTGCGACTTCAGACCCAGACCAGCTACCGGGGCATCATGGACTGTACGGTCAAGATTTACCGCCATGAGTCG CTCCTGGGCTTCTTCAAGGGAATGAGCTTCCCCATCGTCAGCATACCTGTGGTCAACTCTGTCCTGTTCGGGGTCTACAGCAACACCCTGCTGGCACTCACAGCCACCTCCCACCAGGATCGGCGGGCCCAGCCCCCCAGCTACACACATGTCTTCATAGCAGGCTGCGCCGGTGGTGTCCTGCAG TCCTACTGCCTGGCCCCATTTGACCTCATCAAAGTCCGACTACAAAACCAGACGGAGTCAAGGGTGCAGCCAGGGAGCCCTCGACCCCGGTACCAGGGGCCTGTGCACTGCACAGCCACCATCTTTCGGGAAGAGGGTCCACGGGGACTGTTCCGAGGAGCCTGGGCCCTAATGCTGAGGGACACCCCTTCGTTGGGAATCTACTTTGTTACCTATGAAGGGCTCTGTCGCCAGTACACTCCAGATGGCCAGACCCCTA GCTCAGCCACAGTGCTGGTGGCCGGGGGCTTTGCAGGCATTGCCTCCTGGGTGGCAGCCACGCCCTTCGACGTGATCAAGTCCCGGATGCAGATGGATGGCCTGGGACGCAGAGCCTACCAGGGGTTTCTGGACTGCATGGTGAGCAGCTTCCGGCAGGAGGGACTAGGGGTCTTCTTCCGGGGGCTTACCATCAACAGTGCTCGTGCCTTTCCGGTCAACGCTGTCACCTTCCTCAGCTATGAGTATTTCCTGCACTCACGGGGATGA